The Citrifermentans bemidjiense Bem genome window below encodes:
- a CDS encoding rhomboid family intramembrane serine protease encodes MRIIDLLERKLGRFAIPNLTLYLIAGQSFFYVMYLTGKLERSSTYFSADLLMAGEWWRIFTIPFDPPRSGVLFTLIAWYFFYMLGSALEEYWGAFRYNAYLFLGCLITLGASFLVPAYPISNAFLAGSVFLAFAALFPEFEILLFFILPVKIKWLALLTWLGYAYQFIFGDWTARVMVLAATANFLIFFARDILLNLRQGRRQIAKKVAKAPRKEQPLTHKCTTCGITDKTDPEMDFRYCPKCNGQYGYCRDHIFSHEHKK; translated from the coding sequence ATGAGAATCATAGACCTGCTGGAAAGAAAGCTAGGGCGCTTCGCTATCCCGAATCTGACCCTATATCTGATCGCTGGGCAGTCGTTTTTCTACGTCATGTACCTCACCGGCAAATTGGAGCGGAGTTCTACCTACTTCTCGGCCGATCTGCTGATGGCGGGAGAGTGGTGGCGCATCTTCACCATCCCTTTCGACCCACCGCGTTCCGGCGTGCTCTTCACGCTGATCGCCTGGTACTTTTTCTACATGCTCGGCTCGGCGCTTGAAGAGTACTGGGGGGCCTTCCGTTACAACGCCTACCTTTTCCTTGGGTGCCTGATCACGCTGGGGGCGTCCTTCCTGGTGCCGGCCTACCCGATCAGCAACGCCTTTCTCGCCGGCTCGGTTTTCCTTGCGTTCGCCGCCTTGTTCCCGGAATTCGAGATCCTGCTCTTCTTCATACTCCCGGTGAAGATCAAGTGGCTTGCCCTGCTCACCTGGCTGGGCTACGCCTACCAGTTCATTTTCGGGGATTGGACGGCGCGGGTGATGGTGCTGGCGGCGACTGCCAACTTCCTGATCTTTTTCGCCAGGGACATCCTGCTGAATCTGAGGCAGGGGCGGCGGCAGATAGCAAAGAAGGTGGCAAAGGCGCCCAGGAAGGAGCAGCCCCTGACCCACAAGTGCACCACCTGCGGCATCACCGACAAAACCGACCCCGAGATGGATTTCCGCTACTGCCCCAAGTGCAACGGACAGTACGGCTACTGCAGGGATCATATTTTCAGCCACGAGCATAAGAAGTAG
- a CDS encoding shikimate kinase, translated as MQTMALIGMPGSGKSAVGRIIADRLGWDFLDTDRLIEQRFGLKLQAVIDQVGTEAFSRIEEETVLSLDPAERTVISTGGSVVYSEAAMRHLCSISTVVFLDLPIDAIRSHISLEAPRGIVGMDEGGLELLYEQRFPLYHRHAQIVVLLDSCTTEEAAARVLSQWKEYVASDRQR; from the coding sequence ATGCAGACGATGGCACTTATAGGGATGCCCGGGTCGGGTAAGAGCGCTGTGGGTAGAATCATCGCCGACAGGCTGGGATGGGATTTCCTGGACACGGACCGGCTCATAGAGCAGCGCTTTGGCCTCAAGCTGCAGGCTGTGATCGACCAGGTGGGGACTGAGGCCTTCAGCCGGATAGAGGAGGAAACGGTACTGAGCCTGGACCCCGCGGAGCGGACCGTGATTTCCACCGGCGGGAGCGTTGTCTACTCGGAGGCCGCCATGCGCCACCTTTGCTCCATCTCCACGGTTGTTTTTCTCGATCTTCCCATTGATGCCATTCGGAGCCACATATCTTTGGAAGCGCCGCGCGGCATCGTCGGAATGGATGAAGGCGGACTGGAACTACTTTATGAACAGAGGTTCCCGCTTTACCACAGGCATGCGCAGATAGTGGTTTTGCTAGACAGCTGTACGACTGAAGAGGCGGCAGCAAGGGTACTGTCACAGTGGAAGGAGTATGTTGCTTCGGACCGACAGCGTTGA
- a CDS encoding sensor domain-containing diguanylate cyclase, producing MAFFTMAALVFSTFNIYKSNNTSRQIANNDLPVMSALIELRTSLLAQEGFAGRYAILHDPAFIELFRQRESEALHNLAVLERSGAQQDAIHLKQLYLSYQGASAKLFSGTPASEIGLRRSARQLLDAVDATYIKRKAILHAVLAKANEQQKATIWWTVAISLTGFLLAIGVAPFVTYRIFGAIRKLQSATHRIAAGDFDYDPQIPLGDEISDLARDFTKMAARLKVLEQMSLDASPLTRLPGNFAIERELEERLKSGASFAFCYADLGNFKPFGDHYGYAKGSELLRLTGDLIQAAVKAQAGGAGFVGHVGGDDFVMVVPTDRVKPVCETVIANFSAEVVKHYSQQDLKAGGIEGCDRYGVQRFFPVVTISIAAIICGRDQFSSAVDIARAAAKVKDSAKETPGSNYLVGTPGDAA from the coding sequence ATGGCTTTTTTCACCATGGCAGCACTAGTCTTCTCTACTTTCAACATCTACAAGAGCAACAACACTTCCAGGCAGATCGCAAACAACGACCTTCCGGTAATGAGCGCCCTGATTGAACTGCGCACCTCGCTTCTGGCCCAGGAAGGGTTCGCCGGCAGATACGCTATCCTGCACGATCCCGCTTTCATCGAGCTGTTCCGGCAGCGCGAGTCGGAAGCGCTTCATAACCTCGCGGTCTTGGAGCGTTCAGGCGCGCAGCAGGACGCAATACATCTAAAGCAGCTTTACCTAAGCTATCAGGGGGCGTCGGCGAAACTGTTCTCCGGTACCCCGGCGAGCGAAATTGGCTTACGGCGGTCGGCGCGGCAGCTTCTGGACGCGGTGGACGCCACCTACATTAAGCGCAAAGCGATCCTGCACGCGGTGCTGGCGAAGGCGAACGAGCAGCAGAAGGCCACCATCTGGTGGACGGTGGCCATCTCCCTGACCGGGTTCCTGCTGGCCATAGGGGTCGCCCCCTTCGTCACCTATCGCATCTTCGGGGCCATCAGGAAATTGCAAAGCGCAACGCACAGGATCGCCGCCGGGGATTTCGACTACGACCCGCAGATCCCGCTCGGGGACGAGATCAGCGACCTGGCGAGGGATTTCACCAAGATGGCGGCGAGGCTAAAGGTACTCGAACAGATGAGTCTCGATGCCAGCCCCCTGACCAGGCTTCCCGGCAACTTCGCCATCGAACGGGAACTGGAGGAGCGGCTGAAAAGCGGGGCATCCTTCGCCTTTTGCTACGCCGACCTGGGTAACTTCAAGCCGTTCGGCGACCACTACGGTTATGCCAAAGGGAGCGAGCTGCTTCGGCTGACAGGCGACCTGATCCAGGCGGCGGTCAAGGCGCAAGCAGGCGGCGCCGGGTTCGTCGGCCACGTGGGAGGCGACGACTTCGTGATGGTGGTCCCGACCGACAGGGTAAAACCCGTCTGCGAGACGGTGATTGCGAACTTCAGCGCCGAGGTTGTGAAGCACTACAGCCAGCAGGACCTGAAGGCAGGCGGCATTGAGGGATGCGACCGCTACGGGGTGCAGCGTTTCTTCCCGGTTGTCACCATTTCCATCGCCGCGATCATCTGCGGCAGGGACCAATTCTCCTCGGCCGTAGACATTGCCAGGGCAGCGGCCAAAGTGAAGGACAGCGCCAAGGAGACCCCGGGAAGCAACTATCTTGTAGGTACACCAGGGGATGCAGCATGA
- a CDS encoding outer membrane protein assembly factor BamD: MKKQAALFIVISLCSGCAITGKNPQGNLVQRYTASRHLEQADEMLEKGDKAGAVKALHAVVSAPAAPGVTDQALFRLALLTLKPGLERPASAQAQQLLKRLAKEYPKSPWTAQADHLNDLIEVADDLRRQNKSLKGNNQSLNKEINDLNKNLERLKQLDQELEKSAR, from the coding sequence ATGAAAAAGCAAGCAGCTTTGTTTATCGTCATCTCGCTTTGCTCGGGATGCGCCATCACAGGCAAGAACCCTCAGGGCAACCTGGTGCAGCGTTATACGGCGTCCAGGCATTTGGAGCAGGCCGATGAGATGCTGGAGAAGGGGGATAAGGCCGGTGCGGTCAAAGCGCTCCATGCTGTGGTCAGTGCACCCGCGGCTCCCGGAGTAACCGATCAGGCGCTTTTCCGTCTGGCCCTTTTGACCTTGAAGCCTGGGCTGGAACGCCCGGCATCGGCACAGGCCCAGCAGCTTCTCAAGCGTCTGGCAAAGGAGTACCCCAAGAGCCCCTGGACCGCGCAGGCGGACCACCTGAACGACCTGATCGAGGTGGCGGACGATTTGAGGCGCCAGAACAAGAGCCTCAAGGGGAACAACCAGTCCCTCAATAAGGAGATCAACGACCTGAACAAGAACCTCGAACGGCTGAAGCAGCTCGATCAGGAACTGGAAAAAAGCGCGCGCTGA
- a CDS encoding serine/threonine protein kinase: protein MKETSHPFSTLTPNFIMDAVESQGFRCDCRTSALNSYENRVYQVGIEEEKPLIAKFYRPGRWSDEQIREEHQFCLELAEHELSVVAPWVNPAGETIFHFDGFRFALYPRQGGHAPEFDNDENLVILGRMLGRIHSIGAIRPFKVRPTLESRSFGHDSVALIKERFIPEEYRASYTAVTDQLLSAIDAAFANAQGVTQIRAHGDCHAGNILWRDGAPHFVDFDDARMAPAVQDLWMMLSGERSRQLVQLEQLVKGYTEFRDFHPGELRLVEPLRALRMLHYSAWLARRWEDPTFPITFPWFNTVRYWGEHILQLREQLSALDEPPLELP, encoded by the coding sequence ACCCTCACCCCCAACTTCATCATGGACGCCGTCGAAAGCCAGGGATTCCGTTGCGACTGCCGCACTTCCGCCTTGAACAGTTACGAGAACCGCGTGTACCAAGTGGGGATCGAAGAAGAAAAGCCGCTGATCGCGAAGTTTTACCGCCCTGGGCGCTGGAGCGACGAGCAGATCAGGGAGGAGCACCAGTTCTGCCTCGAACTGGCGGAACACGAGCTGTCGGTGGTCGCTCCTTGGGTGAACCCTGCTGGCGAGACCATATTCCATTTCGACGGGTTCCGGTTCGCCCTCTACCCGCGCCAGGGGGGGCACGCCCCCGAGTTCGACAACGACGAAAACCTGGTGATCCTCGGGAGAATGCTGGGGCGCATTCACAGCATCGGCGCCATACGCCCCTTCAAGGTGCGCCCCACCCTGGAAAGCCGCAGCTTCGGGCACGACAGCGTAGCCCTCATCAAGGAACGCTTCATCCCCGAGGAGTACCGTGCAAGCTACACGGCGGTCACCGACCAGCTCCTTTCCGCCATCGACGCTGCCTTCGCAAACGCGCAAGGGGTGACCCAGATCAGGGCGCATGGCGATTGCCATGCCGGCAACATCCTGTGGCGGGACGGCGCACCGCATTTCGTCGACTTCGACGACGCCCGCATGGCGCCGGCGGTGCAGGACCTCTGGATGATGCTTTCGGGAGAGCGGTCGCGCCAACTGGTGCAACTGGAACAATTGGTGAAGGGGTACACGGAATTCCGCGATTTCCACCCCGGAGAACTCAGGCTGGTGGAGCCGCTACGCGCCCTGCGCATGCTGCACTACAGCGCCTGGCTGGCCCGGCGCTGGGAGGATCCCACCTTCCCCATCACCTTCCCCTGGTTCAACACGGTGCGCTACTGGGGCGAGCATATCCTGCAGCTGCGCGAGCAGTTGTCTGCGCTCGACGAGCCGCCCCTGGAACTTCCTTGA